The genomic interval AGTAGCTCAATGGCAGAGCATCCGGCTGTTAACCGGAGGGTTGTAGGTTCGAGTCCTACCTGAGGAGCCAATTCTTACCGCGCTTCTTCTCCTCATAGATTCCAAAGGGGTCCTTCGACTTCGCTCAGGATTTCGCCTGCGGGCTCGGACGCCCGCAAGACGGCTCAAGTTCGAGTCCTACCTGAGGAGCCAATTCTCCCAAGCACCTGCACAAACTCACACTGGGAACTCAGGTGATCTCCACCTTGACGCAAATCATTCATCCGGCGGACCGGCTGCTCCGGCGAGGTCTTGGGGCCTGATCTTATCGACATTGAATTTAGCGATGCGCTCGCGCATTGTCTTAAAGACTTCTTCGAGTGGAGGTGGATCACCAGCGATCCAGCGCAGCGGGTTAATGCGCGCCACCACAAATGAACGGAGGTAAGGGCTAATGAGGCCTCGTTCCTTCAGCCTCTTGACCACCGCCGCAACCCGCTCCTCGAGGTCGAGGACCATCGCTGCACGCTTTTCATGCATCTTGAGCGTTGCGCGAAGGGGATCGTCGGAGAACGTCTCGAGCCGCCGCAAGATCGAGTGATACGCTCCTCCGCCGAAGCGCGGCGTCCGCTCGTAGCAAACACCCAGCGTCACAAGTGCCGGTTCATCGAGGTAGAAGGAGAACTTCGACTCCGGAAGCGACGCGTCTTCTTCCACCAGGCCGCGGTAGATTCGGATGACTTCCAGAGAGCGTTCCTTAAGATTGTGGGCCTTTTCTGTATTGAGAGCGAGAATTTGCCAGGCTATCTCACGATCAACAACGATCAGTGCCGTGAGGGACCTGGCTCCAAGCCGGCGCATAGCCGCCAACCTGTGGCGCCCATTCGGAGTCCAGAAACCTTCTTTCGGAGCGACAACCGCAATCACCGGATCCAGGTAACGGCCTGTCTTGGTAATCACGTCTGCCAGGCGCTTGTGATGAGCGTCGGAAAGGTCACGTTGAAACGGTGTAGGCTCAATCGCTCCGATCGGCAGAATGGCAAGCACCACAGGATGGCCGCCCAGTGGTTCCTTGTACGTTCCTATGACACAACCGCCGGCTTTTTCAACAGCGCTCACGATCTCCTTCGCCGGGCCCTCCACTTCCTGAAGCAGGCACTCAGTTGGGAGAAGTCCTTTGGTTCCGGGCTTGGCTTTACGCGGACGACGCCGGGCTGGAGCGCGTTTCACCATCGCAAGATATTGTAATTGGATTGCTAACCGGAGGGTTGTAGGTTCGAGTCTTACCTGAGGAGTCAATTTCTTCAATACAGCAGACGATTGGCTAAAGTATGCGAACAATTGCTGGATTGTTTGGTCTAGTGCTTCGCCTAAGGATTGGCATGAAAAGCTTGCTGCTGTACCTGAATTAAGAAATTGTTCAATACTCGTGATACAAATTGATCTTTCACCCCAGAATCGGTTTGGACAGCTGCCCCAATGGGTGTGGGATTGGATTGGCAAGTCTAGGGTGTAGGGTTTCGCTTTCCAACACCCCTCCCAGAAAGAGCGAATGAAATACAAGGTATTCTTCCATTGCGGAAACGAACTTTCGCTCAAAACCAAAGTTGCGAAGGGCCGCGCATGGCTGGATGACACAGGATTGCATGTCGAGGGTCAGAACGGATTTACGATCCCCAGCGGCGACATACTGGATACCGAATTGTTCAGGCTCCACGGTCTTGGCCGCGTGATCCGCATAGAGTATCGGGGTGGGCGCTTGTTTCTATCCGTGGTTCGTCTAATGATTGGGCAGTTTGCTTTCATTAACTTCCTTAGGACTGGCGCACTACACAAGCAAATAGCTGCCGTTGCGAAGTCGCACTAAGATTTGAGCGGTGTGGAACTGCCGCATCCGATACGGCTGTGTTAGGTTTAAATACCGTCAAGGATTCATCGGCATCGAGCTGGTGGCACATCTCGCGCTGCGGCTGCGCGGGCGACCCTGCTTCTATGACGGGCGCGGCTAGATTCGAGTCCTACCTGAGGAGCCAATTCTTTTCCGACATTTAGCTTCATGTTTTGATTTTTCCTCAATGAATAGTTCTGCCATGATGCATAATAAACGTGCGTCGCAGGTGTATCTAAACGCTCCAGTAGTGTGTCGAATCGCAACAAAATTACGGGATGCTTATGGATAGGATTGTGTGGTTGCACTGAGAAATAGCAACAAAATGTCGGAACAGTTTACAGTCCTGGTAGTAGACGATGAGGAATCCACACGCAGATTCCTGCATTCCGTATTGACAGCCGAGGGCTATGACTGCCGGCTGGCAGATAGCCTGGAACAAGCCGAGGTCCTGCTGCGCCAAAGCCGCATTGACCTCGCTCTGGTAGACCTTTATTTGGGTACTGCAAATGGCTTGAACGTCCTTGATCTTCTCAAGGTCATACAACCGCAATGCAAATGTGTCATCATGACGGCGCATGCAACAATGGAAACGGTTGCGCGCTCCCTGAGCGGGGGCGCTTTGGAGTATTTGAGCAAGCCATTGCTGATAGACGACCTGCTGGCCCTGGTTCGGAAGGTGCAAAGCACCCGTCCTCAATTGACGAAAGACACGCGCCTCGAAGGGCCTTCCCTGGAGACCGCGATCGTCGGACGAAGCCCAAAAATGCTCGAAGTTTATCGAGCTATTGCTCGCGTGGCTGCCAGCAATGCCAGTGTTCTCATCACAGGTGCAAGCGGAACAGGCAAAGAACTGGTGGCACGGGCGATCCACGCGCACAGCGCACGCGTAGAGATGCCTTTTGTGCCTATGAATTGCGGCGCGTTTTCTGAAACCCTTTTGGAGAGTGAACTTTTCGGATACGAAAAAGGGGCGTTTACCGGGGCCGATGCTAATCATCCGGGGCTTTTTGAAGCTGCTCATGGAGGCACGCTTTTCCTGGATGAAATCTCTGAAACGAAAACAAGCTTCCAGGTGAATCTGCTGCGCGCTGTACAGGAGCAGCAAGTGCGCCGGGTCGGCTCCAACAAATATATCCCGGTTGATGTGCGAATCCTGGCTGCCAGCAACTGTAACCTTGAAGTGTTGATCCAGGCCGGCAGCTTTCGTGAAGACCTTTATTACCGTCTGAGCGTAGTTACGATTCAGCTCCCTACGCTGGCCGAACGCAGTGAAGATATTCCGGAGTTGATCTACTACTTTCTCAAGCGCTCCAATGCAAGGAACAAGAGAAACATTCAGATTACTGCAGAGGCGGTGCAATCTTTGAGCCGTATGTCATGGCCGGGCAATGTCAGGGAATTAGAAAATTTCATCGAAAGGCTGGCGATTTTCTGTGCCTCCGGGGAAATTGGACTAGCTGATGTGGAACGCGAGGCTGGCAGCAAACGCCAGTTTGTCACACCCACAGTTGCCGGCAACGGATCGGCATCAACATTGCAGGCGATGGAGCGCCAGCACATTCTGCGCGTTTTACAGGAGGCGGAGGGAAACAAGTCTAAAGCTGCTCGGGCGCT from Terriglobales bacterium carries:
- a CDS encoding sigma-54 dependent transcriptional regulator, whose amino-acid sequence is MSEQFTVLVVDDEESTRRFLHSVLTAEGYDCRLADSLEQAEVLLRQSRIDLALVDLYLGTANGLNVLDLLKVIQPQCKCVIMTAHATMETVARSLSGGALEYLSKPLLIDDLLALVRKVQSTRPQLTKDTRLEGPSLETAIVGRSPKMLEVYRAIARVAASNASVLITGASGTGKELVARAIHAHSARVEMPFVPMNCGAFSETLLESELFGYEKGAFTGADANHPGLFEAAHGGTLFLDEISETKTSFQVNLLRAVQEQQVRRVGSNKYIPVDVRILAASNCNLEVLIQAGSFREDLYYRLSVVTIQLPTLAERSEDIPELIYYFLKRSNARNKRNIQITAEAVQSLSRMSWPGNVRELENFIERLAIFCASGEIGLADVEREAGSKRQFVTPTVAGNGSASTLQAMERQHILRVLQEAEGNKSKAARALGIERKTLYEKARRLGIDLQTNKR